A region of Gloeocapsopsis sp. IPPAS B-1203 DNA encodes the following proteins:
- a CDS encoding carbohydrate kinase: MTNPRVLCLGEILFDCLADQIGRSLEEVESWTPYPGGAPANVACSLVKLGTPSGFVGCVGEDEPGNALVQLLQDVGVDTTGIQRHSTAPTRQVYVVRSESGDRTFAGFGEFKTEEFADTYLQADKLPVQLFENADFLVLGTLELAYPESRASVFRALDLAEEYNVKVILDVNWRPVFWDSEETAVQIIPKLYDRIDFLKLSEEEAELLFNTLDPGAINYRLESIEGVLITAGENGCAYCLGENEGKVPSFPVKVVDTTGAGDSFLAAFVHQLNQQGISSLQDSDVAKYVVKYANAAGALTTTKPGAIASQPSNTEVESFLATNSIDSESDSH; the protein is encoded by the coding sequence ATGACGAATCCGCGTGTATTGTGCCTAGGGGAAATTTTATTCGATTGCCTTGCCGATCAAATTGGGCGATCGCTTGAAGAAGTCGAATCATGGACACCATACCCTGGAGGCGCACCGGCAAATGTCGCGTGTAGTTTAGTCAAGTTGGGCACGCCATCAGGATTTGTGGGTTGTGTAGGCGAAGACGAACCTGGAAATGCACTTGTGCAGCTATTACAAGATGTAGGTGTGGATACGACAGGAATACAACGTCACTCTACCGCGCCGACGCGACAGGTTTATGTAGTACGTTCAGAATCAGGCGATCGCACGTTTGCTGGCTTTGGTGAGTTCAAAACTGAAGAATTTGCAGATACGTACCTGCAAGCCGATAAGTTACCTGTTCAGCTATTTGAAAACGCAGATTTCCTTGTGCTAGGAACTTTGGAACTAGCTTATCCTGAAAGTCGTGCTAGTGTGTTTCGTGCTTTGGACTTGGCAGAAGAGTACAATGTCAAAGTTATCTTAGATGTAAACTGGCGTCCGGTATTTTGGGATAGTGAAGAGACTGCAGTGCAAATTATTCCCAAACTCTACGATCGCATCGATTTTCTTAAGCTGTCTGAAGAAGAGGCTGAATTGTTGTTTAATACTCTTGATCCAGGAGCAATTAACTATCGTCTGGAATCGATTGAAGGCGTATTAATCACTGCAGGTGAAAATGGCTGTGCTTATTGTTTAGGAGAAAATGAAGGTAAAGTACCAAGTTTTCCTGTCAAAGTTGTCGATACAACAGGTGCAGGAGATAGTTTCCTAGCAGCATTTGTTCACCAGCTAAATCAACAAGGTATCAGTAGCTTGCAAGATTCAGATGTTGCCAAATATGTTGTGAAGTATGCCAATGCAGCAGGGGCATTAACAACAACAAAACCAGGCGCGATCGCCTCACAACCAAGCAACACCGAAGTAGAATCTTTTCTCGCAACTAACTCAATTGACTCCGAAAGCGATTCACACTAA